GAAGGAACTACGGTGTCTGTCTGTTTTCTCAATAAGTGTTTTGGCCTTTGATTCACTCAACTGATAATCTCTCGCAATACGCTGAATCCTTAAATTCAGATCCGCATGTATGAATATACTGGTCAATCGTTCATCATTTTGAAAAATATGATTCCCACACCTTCCCATAATGATACAGTCGTTCTCTGATGCAATTTTTTTCATTACGGCAAAGGGAATCTTCCCCCGTTCTTCTATAAGTTCACTCATGGCAATTGCATAAATCAAACTATTCACCGGCTCCTCCAGAAGGAATGAACGTACCTCATCAAAATCACTCATACCCTGCGCAGCATCCAGCAGGGACTCTGCATCGTACAGGCGGATACCATAATGTTTTGAGAGGATTTTTCCAATCTCTAACCCTCCACTGCCGAATTCTCTTTCAATTGTAAGAATCATAGTATCCTCCTATCGTATATAACTGAACATTGTAGCTGCAAACACTGTCAAAAGACCGGCAACAGCAATTGCAAGGGAACTCATGGCACCTTCGATTTCTCCCATCTCAATGGCTTTCGCGGTACCAATTGCATGTGCAGCCGATCCGATTCCGATTCCCTTTGCTATCGGTTCCTCAATTTTGAAAACTCTGCATACCAGATCTGCAATCATATTTCCCAGTACACCGGTAATTATGATGACAGCGGCTGTAATTGTTACATTACCGCCAAGTTCTTCCGATACACCCATACCGATTGCAGTCGTAATTGACTTAGGCAACAGAGTAACATAGTTCTCATGATTCAGATTAAACAGGACTGCAAACAGCAGAACCGTAACCATCGTGGTAAGAATTCCGGCACATGTTCCTGCAAGAATTGCCTTCCAGTTGCTTTTCAGTAGTTGAAGCTGCTGAAAAAGAGGAACCGCGAGGCAGACTGTGGCAGGTGTCAGCAAATAGCTTATATAGACTCCGCCTTTGCTATATGTATCATAATCAATGTGTAGTACAGATAAAACCATCATCACGATAATAATAGAAATCAACAAGGGATTAAATATCGCTTTATGGAATTTTTTCCTGATCAATACTCCGATTTCATAAGCAAATATAGTTATAAATGCTCCAAAAAAAACTGACTGGCCAAAAAAGCTGCTCATTTATTTTTCTCCTTACGTATGATACACTGTGTCACCCTTCCGCTTATACTCATAACCGCCACGGTTGAAACGATGGTAATTACACAAACCGGAAGCAAAACCGGTTTCAGACTGCCCCATGAAGTCAAAAGTCCCGCTGCAGCAGGTATAAACATCATAGGCATGATTTCGATCAGAAATGTACTTGTTTCTTTTATCTGATCCGTTTTTACAATCCCTGTAATCAATGACAACAGCAACAGGATAAGTCCATAGATACTTCCCGGTATCGGCAGGGGTATCACATGATGCAGAAGCTCACCTAAAAAGGTCATGCTTAAAATAATTGCAAACTGTTTTATATATTTCATCTCTCTCCGGCTCCTTTGATATTGACTGTCGCTTCATATTATAGCATATAAAATTCATACTGAGCCCTATTTCTTTCAGAAGAAACTTTTTTAGTCAAAAAGCTGCCCCGTAGTTCACGTGACAGCTTTTTTTCGTCAGTTTGTTAAGCCAATCCTGCTTTTTCTATATAGTCATACAAACTTTGTTTTCCTCTTTTCAATCTCGATGCACGAATCTGGAATATCCATACGGTCATTGCGGTAAATACTGCTGTTAATACGGCAAGAGCGAATACAGCATTTCCAATCTTGCTTCCTCCTGCTATCGTTGCACGGAAAGCATCCACCGTGTAGCTAAATGGCAGCCACTTGTGAATTTTAGCAACAAATGAACCCGACAGTTCAATTGGATAAGTTCCGGCAGAACCCGCAAGTTGTACCACCATAAAAATCAACATGATGAAGCTTCCTACTTTTCCAAAGAGTACATTAAAGAAATACATGATTGACATGAATGTCATTGATGCGATGCAGGCCACAAGTATTGTTTTTCCCCACTCCACAGGTCTGAATCCATTGATCAGATACAGCATCCCAACCATGGCAGATGCCATGAGCACCGCAATCGGATAAATTACAGCTGCTTTACTGAGCCACCATCTAAATCCGGATTTCAATTCACCACTATACTCGGTCAATGGATACATAATGCAGAATGCGATACAAGCTACCCAAAGCCCAACGGACATCATGTACGCGGCCATTGCATGGCCATTATTTCTGACATCTGTAATCTGCGTTTCTTTTGCCTCCACCGGATCGGCGAATTGATTTAATGTATTATTATCTGCAGAAATTTCATTGACCTCCCCTGCCCCATCTTCAAGGCTTGTTTTCAATGCATCACTGCCTTTCAAAACATCATCCAAACCATCGCCCAGTGTGGCAGAAGCATTCGTCAATTCGCTGGTAGCATCCCAAATCCGGGATGCCCCAATCGATAACTGACTGCTGCCTGACAATAGAGACTTGCTGTTAGAAATCAGTTCCTGTGTCCCACTGTTAAGGCTTGTAGTTCCATTCTTTAACTGATTTACGCCATCCGCTAACTGGAAAACACCGCCAGAGAGCTGCGGCAGTTTGCCCATTAAAGCTTCTGTTCCCTGCTCCAGTGCATGGCTGGCTGTATCTAACTGGTCAACTCCCTGATACAGGTTTTCTGTTCCTGCCTTTAACACAGAAGTTCCCTGCCTTTGAAGCTGTCTGGCACCTGACTGGGCAGAAGCGATACCTGCAGTCATCAATGGTGCACTTGTTTTCAATTGGCTGGTTCCATCCGCCAGATTTTTAATCCCACTGTTCAGTTCATCCGTTCCGGAGGCCAGGCTTTGGGAATTTTCCGCCATGCTGTTCATCCCTCCCAGAAGTGCTGCACTTCCCGCCTGCGCCTCTTCAACCTTTGCTACATATTGCTGCAACGCCTGCTCTTTGTAATTATCAAGTGCGGTTTCCACTGCATTCTCTATATTGGCATTATCCGGCAGCGTCTGCACATTGCTATTTGCTGTTCTTGCAGCATCCTGATTGCTCTCGGCCAACCCGATGGCCTTCCTGGCTATCTCGGCTATCTGGGCTGTATCACCAGATGCTACGGCTGTATCCAGCATATCAGAAAGGTATCCCACATCCTCACCTGCATCTCCGGCAGAAATGCTGTCCGCTGTACTTATAAGTTGATTGGACAATTCTGCTTTTACTTTATCCAGTCCGTTGTATAATTGTTCCGCACCCGGACCGGCCAGCTGCGTCAATCCTCCATTCAGTTCCAGGGCGCCGTTTTGCAGACTTTTCATGCCTTGATTCAGCCCATTCATACCTGTCTGGAGTTTTGCCGCTCCTGTTTTCAGACTTTGTGCTCCTGTATCCAACTGCTCAGCAGATTCCGGGAGCATAGAAGTCTGGTCTCTTAATTGGCTCAGTCCGGCATTCAGTGTGCGCATATTATCATCTACATGGACAGCTCCGTCTTTTAACTCCCTGCCTCCGTTCACCAATCGGGAAGTTCCATCGGATAAACCTTTGGTTCCTTCTGCAAGCTGTCCGGCACCTTTCGATAGTTCGGGTAATTTAGCCTGGACCTCATCCGTACCAGCTTTTAGTTGTGATACTCCTGCATTCAGCTGTTTTGCACCTTTATTCGCCTGCTCCACACCCTGAATATATTTTTCAAGGCCCTGTTTCAGCTCATCGCTTCCACCTTTAAAAGTCAGTGTGCTGTCAGAAAGAAGCTGCAGATTAGCTGAAATTTTCGTATTCCCATCGGAGAGCTGTTCCAGGCCTGATTTCAGAGTACCAGAGCCGGCAGCTGCCTCATTCATCCCTGCTCCCACTGTCCCTATCTGCTCAAACATTACCTGCGCATAGGTCTTTGTCACCTCCGTTGCCACGGAATCCTTGATTTTTGATAAAGCAGACTCGCTCATTTTAGTGGCAATGTAGTTTCTTCCGGGATTCGTATCGTATAGAAGAACCATCTTTTGTGGTTTGTCATCCAATAGTGTAGAAGCATTTTTTGAGAAGTTTTCCGGAATGGTGATAACCATATAATACTTTCCATCTTCAAGACGTTTTCTTGCAATAGAAGAATTTACAAAATCAAATTTCAGCGAATCATTCTCTTTCAGGTTAAGTACAAGCCTGGAGCCAACGTCCAGCTTCTCATTATAATATACAACCTCCTTATCTTCATTGACAACAGCCACCGGAAGCTGTTCCAGCTGTCCGTAAGGATCCCACATGGAACCTAAGAACAGAGTCGTATAAATTGTAGGAATTGCTACAATCGCAATCAATACGATCAGCAGCATCTTGTTATGAAGAAGATTCTGCCATTCATTTTTAATCATCTTTTCTATCCCCTTTCTGTCAATATACTCTCTATAGCTTAATAGATGCAGTGTTGCTTTTCTGAACATTCTGTATTATACTAAGGTCAGTTAAGAGATACAACCGTCAATGAATCACATGTATATCGAATAGCAGACAGATGTGTGTATATATATTTAAAACTATACATTTTTTAAAAAACTGTCTATTATCAGGAGGCGCTATTATGGCTGAAAAGACTGATCGACGTATCAGAAAAACAAAAGCCCAGCTGCGTGCAGGGCTTGCGAAACTAATGAACGAAAAAAGTATCCGCGAAATTACGGTAAAAGAATTGGTGGATAAGGTTGATATTAACCGTTCAACATTCTATCTCCATTATACGGATATTTATAACATGTTGGATGAGATTGAAAAGGGCCTTCTGGCTGAGATTGTTCACGCGATTGATGCGCACCCGATTGGATTGAATGAAAATACATTTCCATTTATTGCGGACATGTTTTCCATATTGTCCGAAAATAAGGATATCTGTATGGCACTTATGGGTCCGAACGGAGACAGTACCTTTATCTATAAAATAGAGGAAATTATTGAAGAAAACAGCATGCAGGCCCTCAACCGCTATTTTCCCCACCCCATAGAGAATCTGAAGTATGCCTATGCCTTTTGTCTTTCCGGATGTATAGGGCTGATAAAGATATGGCTAAACAGTAACGGTAGTGAGACTCCTGAACACATGGCA
The window above is part of the Novisyntrophococcus fermenticellae genome. Proteins encoded here:
- a CDS encoding cytidylate kinase-like family protein — protein: MILTIEREFGSGGLEIGKILSKHYGIRLYDAESLLDAAQGMSDFDEVRSFLLEEPVNSLIYAIAMSELIEERGKIPFAVMKKIASENDCIIMGRCGNHIFQNDERLTSIFIHADLNLRIQRIARDYQLSESKAKTLIEKTDRHRSSFYKYYTSKEWADMFNFHLSIDSGKLGVAHSADLIIDYIDKRRAFIKEVWS
- a CDS encoding LrgB family protein, giving the protein MSSFFGQSVFFGAFITIFAYEIGVLIRKKFHKAIFNPLLISIIIVMMVLSVLHIDYDTYSKGGVYISYLLTPATVCLAVPLFQQLQLLKSNWKAILAGTCAGILTTMVTVLLFAVLFNLNHENYVTLLPKSITTAIGMGVSEELGGNVTITAAVIIITGVLGNMIADLVCRVFKIEEPIAKGIGIGSAAHAIGTAKAIEMGEIEGAMSSLAIAVAGLLTVFAATMFSYIR
- a CDS encoding CidA/LrgA family protein, with protein sequence MKYIKQFAIILSMTFLGELLHHVIPLPIPGSIYGLILLLLSLITGIVKTDQIKETSTFLIEIMPMMFIPAAAGLLTSWGSLKPVLLPVCVITIVSTVAVMSISGRVTQCIIRKEKNK
- a CDS encoding YhgE/Pip domain-containing protein; this translates as MIKNEWQNLLHNKMLLIVLIAIVAIPTIYTTLFLGSMWDPYGQLEQLPVAVVNEDKEVVYYNEKLDVGSRLVLNLKENDSLKFDFVNSSIARKRLEDGKYYMVITIPENFSKNASTLLDDKPQKMVLLYDTNPGRNYIATKMSESALSKIKDSVATEVTKTYAQVMFEQIGTVGAGMNEAAAGSGTLKSGLEQLSDGNTKISANLQLLSDSTLTFKGGSDELKQGLEKYIQGVEQANKGAKQLNAGVSQLKAGTDEVQAKLPELSKGAGQLAEGTKGLSDGTSRLVNGGRELKDGAVHVDDNMRTLNAGLSQLRDQTSMLPESAEQLDTGAQSLKTGAAKLQTGMNGLNQGMKSLQNGALELNGGLTQLAGPGAEQLYNGLDKVKAELSNQLISTADSISAGDAGEDVGYLSDMLDTAVASGDTAQIAEIARKAIGLAESNQDAARTANSNVQTLPDNANIENAVETALDNYKEQALQQYVAKVEEAQAGSAALLGGMNSMAENSQSLASGTDELNSGIKNLADGTSQLKTSAPLMTAGIASAQSGARQLQRQGTSVLKAGTENLYQGVDQLDTASHALEQGTEALMGKLPQLSGGVFQLADGVNQLKNGTTSLNSGTQELISNSKSLLSGSSQLSIGASRIWDATSELTNASATLGDGLDDVLKGSDALKTSLEDGAGEVNEISADNNTLNQFADPVEAKETQITDVRNNGHAMAAYMMSVGLWVACIAFCIMYPLTEYSGELKSGFRWWLSKAAVIYPIAVLMASAMVGMLYLINGFRPVEWGKTILVACIASMTFMSIMYFFNVLFGKVGSFIMLIFMVVQLAGSAGTYPIELSGSFVAKIHKWLPFSYTVDAFRATIAGGSKIGNAVFALAVLTAVFTAMTVWIFQIRASRLKRGKQSLYDYIEKAGLA
- a CDS encoding TetR-like C-terminal domain-containing protein; this encodes MAEKTDRRIRKTKAQLRAGLAKLMNEKSIREITVKELVDKVDINRSTFYLHYTDIYNMLDEIEKGLLAEIVHAIDAHPIGLNENTFPFIADMFSILSENKDICMALMGPNGDSTFIYKIEEIIEENSMQALNRYFPHPIENLKYAYAFCLSGCIGLIKIWLNSNGSETPEHMAKLTYQMVLNSMTVFADFKRKTAQ